In Trichoderma breve strain T069 chromosome 4, whole genome shotgun sequence, the following proteins share a genomic window:
- a CDS encoding putative death-receptor fusion protein (DUF2428) domain-containing protein has protein sequence MPGRLIPEHVDLLGNPSPVMKWLEEQDVGSQQSYATNIFDTILGEAAQPRSVSGNACVRLCGFVERVSKSESEPFQLWAFSQDVALRLYDFYIDWNEFDHHRSMRLVLDLIAQLLRRNPDKKAALVIRDLLLDNLVSIVIGRSTKPVAKSALKTLDYFLAKGVFNLDDVKATHLSYHQELSQAADIEIWSVFTTELLQWTRLHFICPAAGKFIVSLCRALRKRGHEDSTGLSIDTWHRWLLEFLAQEPSLLENFKNYIFLPLFKVDRPEGLKFLQRVNQHESSSTVAPANEDFDASALLTLAALETGKKVGLVEEPYLGSDQSNEDSSSITLREHALESVLTHPSHEVRTSALSLLISSPSTTRPYSATTLDLLKKHLATYFADPDAKFRVDVCARVRDMFKRVRGAISILKKSIPRARAKARKNASKDMTSAAGQQALYRTNIISWPESELVYCLEYHEKFLHWYLGFLCDELSPTASYQRHITSLKSLISILRMEGDNSKTWETPEDQQLFFDYFDGKWLRALADLVMDPFDDVRDTASLALAQLFADNRYGKFTLYSTKANQKPSGELEELLHRAEKVSIRTARADHSDGVARASQLLYRFLDTEDERLSLLSKLVDTLDHKISRAETDLGQAVLEQPLHSTFASLCFTWQAVSEKKLSESEAESASALQNRMIDCCERVWKAVRDVLCDDSPEGHLPEEMEDTEGLDTKGLLSYSFRAIHESSNLMRTIALSMRNRSREGLITPSQKAFETIGNLAFEQLANLRHRGAFTTVAATFATCCQLTKHLDPIEDEVSLLNVWYKGTLNEIFTQRSTTRRSAGIPSMMTGILSANAADPSFEDAMARLIEIASIEAHVVETDGSNLPQVHAYNCLKDIFKNSLLTSMGNKSEKYLPQCLELAASGLRSEVWAIRNCGLIFLRSLIDSLFGSQESKAMIEAGWDGKANRIPYHRYPNLPTVLESLLKSGHKMVTSANATSSAESVFPALDIIRRAGPPDLLRDEIQIHVAAYLLSPVWHVREIAARTLCSCLLHDKWLGVVQDLIHKSLNDKTVNRQNHVHGVLLSLKFLVERFSEVAPDRLIADLPELTAFLESSHIDSIYVDCPDIIAAYLEVINMIWMSQISKSQPLQPPKVLVPTTNGSALLKAQSIISRILSLSQTKEPVGQVKALLRESRIGADTMVAALESIQKLWHSASSPDHIRIALCDLYIDVCLRTCFMEPQVVAIENLVELINQLITEDKLGSLPIASLMDLWTILPQRPLNPSLSNAIVRASGCIVAAMNHTKRLSTSALRSWGEMVADAGSDDKSFDTRFAAAESLCSFFSVMGTSCTSEEYLPVIVALYDAINDDDDEVREAGSAAARSILGQNLAPLEASGRLLQWLAQHFGSSAEFKAIIASRITGHRASMAIDKPWGSPGAQLDAALKSDDSLFAVEEQNLFIDEVREANRWAAVFQNIAWDEKSPEDAKILGKLDEWICDGLAQMQQLIKQEDGPLGWASNPHVFAIDTTILRGAVTLKRGHGTEKLRQAVDDVKELLRLPEHDRVSKLLVQPLEEN, from the exons AAGAAAGCAGCACTAGTCATACGAGATTTGCTCTTGGACAATCTAGTCTCGATTGTCATCGGCCGCTCAACCAAGCCTGTAGCTAAATCGGCCCTAAAGACTCTGGATTACTTTCTTGCCAAGGGAGTTTTCAACCTGGATGACGTCAAAGCCACTCATCTCTCCTACCATCAGGAGCTATCTCAGGCTGCTGATATCGAGATATGGAGCGTCTTCACAACGGAGTTGCTGCAATGGACGAGGCTGCACTTTATCTGTCCGGCCGCCGGAAAGTTCATAGTGAGCTTGTGTCGTGCCCTGAGGAAAAGAGGCCATGAAGACTCTACAGGCTTGAGTATAGACACATGGCATCGCTGGCTGCTCGAGTTTCTGGCACAAGAGCCAAGTCTTTTGGAAAACTTCAAAAACTATATATTCCTTCCGCTCTTCAAGGTCGACAGGCCAGAAGGTCTGAAATTTTTACAGAGAGTGAACCAGCATGAGTCTAGTTCAACGGTTGCGCCCGCCAATGAGGATTTCGACGCAAGTGCACTTCTTACTTTGGCTGCTTTAGAGACTGGAAAGAAAGTTGGTCTTGTTGAGGAACCCT ACCTTGGCAGCGATCAATCGAACGAAGACAGCTCATCGATTACACTCCGAGAACATGCCCTCGAGAGCGTGTTAACACACCCTTCTCACGAGGTCCGAACGTCAGCCCTTAGTCTTCTTATAAGCTCGCCATCAACGACGCGACCATACTCTGCTACCACCCTGGACTTACTTAAGAAACATTTGGCCACTTATTTTGCTGATCCTGATGCCAAATTTCGAGTAGATGTCTGTGCCCGTGTAAGGGATATGTTTAAGAGAGTACGAGGTGCAATCTCGATATTGAAGAAAAGTATCCCGCGAGCAAGGGCAAAAGCTCGAAAAAATGCTTCCAAGGATATGACATCTGCCGCTGGACAACAAGCGCTATACCGCACCAATATAATTTCATGGCCAGAATCTGAGCTGGTGTACTGCTTGGAGTACCATGAGAAATTCTTACACTGGTATCTAGGATTCTTATGTGACGAACTGTCTCCTACAGCTTCTTACCAACGACATATTACATCCCTTAAGAGCTTGATCTCTATACTCCGCATGGAAGGAGATAATTCAAAGACTTGGGAGACGCCAGAAGATCAGCAGCTGTTTTTCGACTATTTTGATGGGAAGTGGCTTCGAGCACTCGCTGATCTAGTAATGGATCCATTTGATGACGTTCGGGATACCGCCTCACTTGCACTGGCCCAGCTATTTGCTGATAACAGATACGGAAAATTCACCCTTTACTCTACGAAAGCGAACCAAAAGCCTTCAGGAGAACTTGAAGAATTATTACATCGAGCTGAAAAGGTGTCAATTCGCACTGCCAGAGCTGATCATTCTGATGGTGTTGCTAGAGCCTCGCAACTTCTCTATAGATTCTTGGACACGGAAGATGAACGGCTGAGTCTTCTTTCAAAACTTGTTGATACACTAGATCACAAGATATCAAGAGCTGAAACAGACTTGGGGCAGGCTGTTCTAGAGCAGCCGCTGCACAGTACCTTTGCATCGCTGTGCTTCACTTGGCAGGCCGTTTCtgaaaagaagctgtcaGAATCCGAGGCGGAGTCGGCTTCCGCGCTACAAAACAGGATGATTGATTGCTGTGAACGAGTATGGAAAGCTGTTCGAGATGTCCTTTGCGATGACTCTCCTGAGGGGCATCTGCCtgaggaaatggaagatACTGAAGGTCTTGATACAAAGGGTCTCTTGAGTTACAGCTTTCGTGCCATTCACGAATCAAG CAATCTGATGCGGACGATTGCGCTGAGTATGAGAAACCGCTCTCGCGAGGGGCTTATTACTCCATCTCAGAAAGCCTTTGAGACCATTGGAAATCTGGCATTCGAACAGCTAGCCAATTTGAGGCATCGTGGTGCATTCACAACCGTAGCTGCAACATTTGCGACTTGCTGCCAGTTGACCAAGCATTTGGATCCCATTGAGGACGAGGTATCTCTACTCAACGTATGGTACAAG GGCACCTTGAACGAAATCTTCACTCAAAGATCTACAACTCGAAGATCTGCTGGAATCCCCTCGATGATGACGGGTATTCTCTCGGCAAATGCAGCTGACCCATCATTCGAGGACGCAATGGCCAGACTCATCGAAATAGCGAGTATTGAGGCCCACGTGGTAGAAACAGATGGATCCAATCTGCCTCAAGTCCATGCTTACAACTGTCTCAAAGACATCTTCAAAAACTCGCTACTGACATCTATGGGGAATAAATCTGAGAAATATCTTCCCCAGTGCCTTGAACTGGCGGCTAGCGGACTCAGGTCAGAGGTCTGGGCGATTCGGAACTGTGGCTTGATCTTCCTTCGCAGCTTGATCGATAGCCTCTTCGGGTCACAGGAGAGCAAGGCGATGATTGAAGCTGGTTGGGACGGAAAGGCCAACAGGATTCCATACCACCGATACCCTAACCTTCCGACAGTGTTGGAAAGTCTCCTTAAATCTGGTCACAAGATGGTGACCTCAGCAAATGCCACGTCGTCTGCCGAGTCAGTTTTCCCAGCCTTGGACATTATCCGTCGAGCAGGGCCCCCCGATCTCCTTCGAGACGAAATTCAGATTCATGTCGCTGCATATCTATTGAGCCCTGTATGGCATGTACGAGAAATCGCTGCCAGGACACTGTGTTCCTGCTTGCTGCACGACAAATGGCTTGGCGTTGTTCAAGATTTGATTCACAAGTCGTTGAATGACAAGACCGTCAACAGACAGAATCATGTACACGGAGTTCTCCTATCACTAAAGTTTCTTGTTGAGAGGTTTAGTGAAGTAGCACCAGATCGCCTCATAG CTGATTTACCTGAGTTGACGGCATTCCTTGAGTCAAGCCACATTGATAGCATATATGTTGACTGCCCAGACATCATAGCTGCGTACCTGGAAGTTATCAATATGATATGGATGTCCCAAATCTCCAAATCTCAGCCCTTACAGCCACCCAAAGTCTTGGTACCCACAACAAACGGCTCTGCGTTGCTCAAAGCTCAAAGTATTATAAGTAGAATACTTTCCTTGTCTCAAACCAAAGAGCCCGTTGGGCAGGTTAAAGCTTTACTTCGTGAGAGCCGCATTGGCGCCGACACGATGGTGGCAGCTCTGGAGTCGATACAGAAACTGTGGCATTCGGCCTCATCCCCTGACCACATCAGAATCGCCCTGTGCGATCTGTACATTGATGTTTGTCTCAGAACTTGCTTCATGGAGCCTCAGGTAGTGGCTATTGAAAACCTGGTAGAGTTGATAAATCAACTCATTACAGAGGACAAGCTCGGCTCCCTGCCTATAGCCTCTCTGATGGACCTGTGGACGATACTACCCCAGCGCCCACTGAACCCATCTCTCTCCAATGCCATTGTGAGAGCCAGCGGCTGCATAGTAGCCGCTATGAATCACACCAAACGCCTTTCAACGTCGGCTCTTCGGAGTTGGGGCGAAATGGTAGCTGATGCAGGATCAGACGACAAG AGTTTTGACACTCGCTTTGCGGCAGCTGAATCTCTTTGCTCATTCTTCAGTGTAATGGGAACATCCTGCACCAGTGAAGAATACCTCCCTGTCATCGTAGCCCTCTATGATGCCAtaaatgatgatgacgatgaagtACGCGAGGCCGGATCCGCCGCAGCAAGAAGTATTCTCGGCCAGAATCTAGCTCCTCTCGAAGCCTCCggtcgtcttcttcaatggCTCGCCCAGCACTTTGGCAGCAGCGCTGAATTTAAAGCCATCATTGCTAGTCGCATCACCGGCCATCGGGCCTCTATGGCAATTGATAAGCCGTGGGGCTCACCTGGAGCCCAACTAGATGCAGCTCTCAAGTCTGACGACTCTTTGTTCGCAGTAGAAGAGCAGAATCTCTTCATAGACGAGGTTCGAGAAGCCAATCGCTGGGCTGCCGTCTTTCAGAACATAGCATGGGATGAGAAGAGCCCAGAAGACGCCAAGATACTCGGCAAGTTGGACGAGTGGATTTGCGATGGCCTGgcgcagatgcagcagctgatAAAGCAGGAGGACGGTCCTCTTGGCTGGGCATCGAATCCTCAcgtctttgccattgatACAACCATTCTTCGGGGCGCTGTGACATTGAAGAGAGGTCACGGCACTGAGAAGCTACGCCaggctgttgatgatgtCAAAGAGTTGTTGAGGTTGCCAGAGCATGATCGGGTTTCAAAATTGCTTGTACAACCATTAGAGGAGAATTAG
- a CDS encoding eRF1 domain 2 domain-containing protein, translating to MSDPQAGEAEKNIEIWKIKKLIKRLEAARGNGTSMISLIIPPKDQVSRIAKMLAEEYGTASNIKSRVNRQSVLSAITSTQQRLKLYNKVPPNGLVVYCGEILTSEGKERKVNIDFEPFKPINTSLYLCDNKFHTEALAELLESDQKFGFIIMDGNGALFGTLSGNTREIVHKFSVDLPKKHGRGGQSALRFARLREEKRHNYVRKVAELAVQNFITADKVNVAGLILAGSADFKNDLNASDMFDNRLAVKVIKVVDVSYGGENGFNQAIELSSETLGNVKFIQEKKLIGKYFEEISQDTGKVCYGIDDTLKALELGAVETLIIFENLEITRWILKDSEGAEIILHTTKQQEQSSREKFLDKATGQEMDIVSQESFLEWIAEHYKDFGTALEFVSDRSTEGNQFVKGFGGIGGILRYKVNFEQLADLEDDDDDYYDVNPSAHDDNDAPRDLSGSGDAAPLSFAQRRLMRNAGQLPSHQAHQTSRPSPLRAAMTAT from the exons ATGAGTGACCCTCAGGCCGGTGAGGCGGAGAAGAAC ATCGAGATCTGGAAGATCAAGAAGTTGATCAAGCGCCTCGAGGCCGCCCGCGGAAATGGAACCTCTATGATTTCCCTCATTATCC CTCCAAAGGATCAAGTGTCGCGTATTGCCAAGATGTTGGCTGAAGAATAC GGTACTGCCTCTAACATCAAGTCCCGTGTCAACCGACAGTCCGTCTTGTCCGCCATTACGTCGACCCAGCAGCGTCTTAAGCTATACAACAAGGTTCCTCCGAATGGCTTGGTCGTGTACTGTGGTGAAATCTTGACCTCggaaggaaaagaacgcAAGGTCAACATTGACTTTGAACCCTTCAAGCCCATCAACACTTCGCTGTACCTCTGCGACAACAAATTCCACACCGAGGCCTTggccgagctgctcgagTCCGACCAGAAGTTTGGCTTCATTATCATGGATGGTAACGGCGCATTGTTCGGTACTCTCAGTGGAAACACCCGTGAAATCGTTCACAAGTTCTCCGTCGATCTGCCCAAGAAGCACGGACGTGGTGGTCAATCCGCTCTGCGTTTCGCCCGTCTTCGTGAGGAAAAGCGTCACAACTACGTCCGCAAAGTCGCCGAGTTGGCTGTGCAGAACTTCATCACTGCCGACAAGGTCAACGTTGCCGGTCTCATTCTTGCTGGTTCCGCCGATTTCAAGAACGACCTTAACGCCTCCGACATGTTCGACAACCGTCTGGCGGTCAAAGTTATCAAGGTTGTTGATGTCTCTTACGGTGGTGAGAACGGTTTCAACCAGGCCATTGAGCTGTCCTCCGAGACTCTTGGAAACGTCAAGTTCatccaggagaagaagctgattgGCAAGTACTTTGAGGAAATCAGCCAGGATACTGGCAAGGTCTGCTACGGTATCGACGATACTCTGAAGGCATTGGAGCTTGGTGCCGTTGAGactctcatcatctttgagaaCCTTGAGATCACTCGCTGGATTCTTAAGGACAGTGAGGGTGCTGAGATTATCTTGCACACAACCAAGCAACAGGAACAAAGCAGCCGAGAGAAGTTCCTGGACAAGGCCACTGGCCAAGAGATGGATATTGTTTCTCAGGAATCATTCCTTGAATGGATTGCTGAGCACTACAAGGACTTTGGTACCGCCCTTGAATTCGTGTCTGACCGATCCACTGAGGGCAACCAGTTTGTCAAGGGTTTCGGTGGTATTGGCGGCATTTTGCGCTACAAGGTCAACTTTGAACAGTTGGCAGATctcgaggatgacgatgatgactaCTACGACG TTAACCCGTCCGCGcacgacgacaacgacgcGCCTCGCGACCTGTCTGGGTCAGGAGATGCCGCGCCGTTGTCATTTGCTCAAAGGCGCTTGATGCGAAATGCTGGTCAACTGCCCTCTCATCAGGCCCACCAGACGTCGCGACCAAGCCCGCTTCGCgcggccatgacggccaCTTGa
- a CDS encoding BAR domain of APPL family domain-containing protein, whose product MPEAAGTAAAAPKPADRAVPVTLNEAVLDSPTFRATATHFADQVDAVEKWLNGYVASTQKLMSGLLSLEDTINNYLSKTTPFPDNVIDNDYTLLALKRTSEGTRELWTQLLNTQKRMETAVIEPIRSFLTGELRNFKEIRRSLEQTQKAYDTTLARYTSQSKTKEPSALREDAFSVYENRKSYIQAAMDYCQLAPQLRFSLDQLLVKVCCDIWKEMNRGRDAAASATRWSRELDRVRGWAKEMELSDNVFRREMQNARKDISDATFEGFKPSRELEDYSTSTVAFLGSRGPVSVRPTDEGAAITEIQGWLFLRVASGKPVRYNWVRRWYYCRDGVFGWLTPGPQGVLQGDEIGVLLCNVKPAAGEERRFCFELKTKSRSMLMQAETQKELMDWLEVFEVTKKKAFEATMDRDNSALTGGIDPAFSICPPSIPEFSAKSVDAQMGSSDDTVSSTDRTANLAIPGAEGGASARQSIDPNGTLSRRSISALGRDLAREEGESGREHAARIIQKLDLHRKATFGASPEPTLTTSSSSGGLSSMISGNQSSQLVGNSSSLTSSGQAKFTGVALPLLDNKPGTLAPPTLARPPTITSLSRTAVLIAGERGHVLEGKRLPTSVVANYWGSNVWGNMNSEPAVATRLDDDDPIGVVVSEGAQTPLGEAVQAKKASESLPAGYPPELKIQHAQFRLLFPNAPPEERLVLVFRAAWSSSLERGSESELLAGDGRIYVTAENMYFYGQQLGLVTAYSIHLDIITEVTAASGRDCDFIFLHLGQELNDTGYTRITVKVFLDDLKLLHARLNLLVDNLQAEEPLDTLGIISALVNIDKHEYEKPSPSAESWEEISSTTPMDNGTALGGPVERSASPLPRLIAPVSGQKLPPKLNLPKHEVIYEPDDMKEMAAERHFEISAKACFHVLFGDKSFVFPKLYFEHRAKQIAQGPWSAGSDKEPMKREFHFKIDYVDVFGRSRTADIRDFQTIDVFNDHVTYVVTHTRTAWHLPHSQFFKLVTKVVITYVAKSKCKLAFYVRVDWSKSPPLSKSLVERQALRDAVSDAEELAELATDQVHKLGSRSRTNRAIQVYGQVGHQTQMVVFSPAPTDARKRQAIKPRTLTAMLFETVRSLGESVVSSVILWIIAVLKKVFDVVTAHRLILLLLGLSIATNLMLSSTESLTWWQERRAANFMRRVGVSPNHMMSKAIYLADLHEASGADNDEPPFPQNSTCFSTFRELLDTTSMDSPWEEAGASLSLPSSRATARRLRRTRQRLGMYRHDLLVAMRVVNSVEREMLQSEWENWLENEKSLCDNLEEMLHDDKGRSGGKDKTSDSSSQKAAGSIPPDRRRALEAWRDDYCGSCRSDHASAVQARRLSNL is encoded by the coding sequence AtgccagaagcagctggcacTGCGGCGGCCGCGCCGAAACCCGCAGATCGTGCTGTTCCTGTGACGCTCAACGAAGCGGTCCTCGATTCGCCAACTTTCCGCGCAACCGCTACTCACTTTGCCGACCAGGTTGACGCCGTTGAGAAATGGCTCAATGGCTATGTCGCCTCGACACAGAAGCTCATGAGCgggcttctttctctcgaAGATACCATCAACAACTACCTCTCCAAGACGACACCTTTCCCCGACAACGTCATCGACAACGACTACACCCTTCTAGCTCTCAAGCGCACCAGCGAAGGCACGCGAGAGCTATGGACGCAATTACTCAACACTCAGAAACGGATGGAAACAGCCGTCATCGAGCCCATTCGCTCGTTTCTCACGGGGGAACTGCGGAACTTTAAGGAGATAAGGAGAAGCTTGGAGCAGACTCAGAAAGCCTACGACACGACTCTCGCCCGTTATACATCTCAGTCGAAAACAAAGGAGCCCTCTGCCCTCCGCGAAGATGCCTTCTCCGTATACGAGAATCGAAAGTCATACATCCAAGCCGCCATGGATTACTGCCAGCTGGCGCCCCAGCTCCGCTTCTCTCTGGATCAACTGCTTGTTAAGGTCTGCTGTGATATATGGAAGGAGATGAACCGGGGCCGCGATGCAGCCGCGAGTGCCACCCGATGGAGCCGAGAGCTGGACCGTGTCCGGGGTTGGGCCAAGGAAATGGAACTGTCAGATAACGTCTTCAGACGGGAGATGCAGAACGCGAGAAAGGACATTAGCGATGCGACCTTTGAGGGGTTCAAGCCTTCTCGAGAACTGGAAGACTATAGCACCTCAACCGTAGCCTTCCTGGGCTCACGCGGACCTGTTAGCGTACGCCCAACCGACGAGGGCGCCGCAATTACTGAGATACAAGGCTGGTTATTTTTGCGAGTTGCTAGCGGCAAGCCAGTCAGATACAACTGGGTTCGGCGGTGGTACTACTGCCGAGATGGCGTGTTTGGATGGCTCACCCCTGGACCGCAAGGAGTTCTACAAGGAGATGAAATTGGTGTGCTACTTTGTAATGTCAAGCCGGCCGCCGGTGAGGAACGACGGTTTTGTTTCGAACTAAAGACGAAAAGTCGCAGCATGCTGATGCAAGCTGAGACGCAGAAAGAGCTGATGGACTGGCTGGAGGTTTTTGAAGtaacaaaaaagaaagcgtTCGAGGCCACCATGGACAGAGACAACAGTGCCCTGACCGGTGGCATCGACCCAGCATTCTCAATTTGCCCCCCAAGCATCCCAGAGTTTTCAGCTAAGAGCGTCGATGCGCAAATGGGCTCATCGGACGACACTGTATCAAGCACCGATCGCACAGCCAACCTGGCTATTCCAGGGGCAGAAGGTGGCGCATCCGCACGACAGAGTATTGATCCTAACGGGACCTTGTCTCGTCGATCAATATCTGCGCTTGGGCGAGACCTAGCGCGAGAGGAGGGCGAGAGCGGTCGAGAACACGCAGCGAGGATCATCCAGAAGCTTGACCTTCACCGCAAAGCGACGTTCGGCGCCAGCCCCGAGCCCACGTTGACAACGTCTAGCTCATCCGGAGGCCTGTCTAGCATGATTTCTGGGAATCAAAGCTCTCAGCTCGTAGGaaactcttcttcccttACATCTTCCGGCCAGGCCAAGTTCACGGGAGTTGCGCTTCCGCTGTTGGACAACAAGCCAGGCACACTTGCCCCTCCTACTCTAGCCCGCCCTCCAACTATTACGAGCTTGAGCCGCACCGCTGTGCTCATCGCTGGAGAACGAGGCCATGTCTTGGAAGGCAAGAGGCTTCCTACATCAGTCGTAGCCAACTACTGGGGTAGCAATGTTTGGGGCAACATGAATTCAGAGCCAGCTGTGGCAACCCGacttgacgacgacgatccCATCGGCGTTGTGGTTTCTGAAGGCGCCCAGACACCGCTCGGCGAGGCAGTgcaggcgaagaaggccagCGAGTCTCTACCGGCCGGCTACCCTCCCGAGCTGAAAATCCAACATGCACAGTTTAGGCTTTTATTCCCCAACGCGCCACCAGAAGAAAGACTGGTGCTTGTTTTCCGAGCAGCTTGGTCAAGCTCGCTGGAACGGGGTTCTGAAAGCGAACTACTTGCCGGCGATGGCAGAATTTACGTGACAGCAGAGAATATGTACTTCTATGGCCAGCAGTTGGGTCTGGTCACTGCCTATAGTATCCACCTGGACATCATCACCGAGGTGACTGCTGCCTCCGGCAGAGATTGCgacttcatcttcctgcATCTGGGCCAGGAGCTCAACGATACGGGATATACAAGGATCACTGTCAAGGTGTTCCTTGACGATCTGAAGTTACTCCACGCTCGTCTTAATCTCCTAGTAGACAACCTGCAGGCAGAAGAGCCGCTGGATACTCTGGGAATCATTAGTGCCTTGGTTAACATTGACAAGCACGAATACGAGAAACCGAGCCCAAGCGCCGAGAGCTGGGAAGAAATATCGTCTACTACACCGATGGACAACGGTACAGCTTTGGGAGGGCCGGTAGAGCGGAGTGCTAGCCCCTTGCCGCGCCTGATAGCCCCGGTTTCTGGGCAGAAGCTGCCGCCAAAACTGAACCTACCAAAACATGAAGTTATTTACGAGCCGGATGACATGAAAGAGATGGCGGCTGAAAGGCATTTCGAAATTAGTGCAAAGGCATGCTTTCATGTCCTGTTTGGAGACAAGAGCTTTGTGTTCCCCAAGCTCTACTTTGAGCACCGTGCGAAGCAGATTGCTCAGGGACCATGGTCAGCGGGAAGTGACAAAGAGCCAATGAAGCGTGAGTTTCACTTTAAGATAGACTACGTTGACGTCTTTGGCCGGTCGCGGACGGCAGACATACGGGATTTCCAGACAATCGACGTGTTTAACGATCACGTCACGTATGTGGTTACGCATACGAGGACTGCGTGGCACCTCCCTCATTCGCAATTCTTCAAGCTGGTGACCAAGGTCGTCATCACATATGTGGCCAAGTCCAAGTGCAAGCTGGCGTTTTACGTCCGCGTCGACTGGTCGAAATCACCGCCTCTGTCGAAGAGTTTGGTGGAACGCCAGGCTCTCCGTGATGCAGTAAGCGATGCCGAGGAGCTGGCAGAACTCGCCACAGATCAGGTTCACAAACTGGGCTCGAGAAGTCGCACCAACAGAGCCATACAGGTATACGGCCAGGTAGGACACCAGACGCAGATGGTGGTCTTCTCACCAGCGCCAACCGAcgcgaggaagaggcaggCCATCAAGCCTCGCACGCTCACTGCCATGCTGTTTGAGACGGTCCGGTCTCTTGGCGAAAGTGTCGTCTCATCCGTGATTTTGTGGATCATTGCGGTGTTGAAGAAGGTATTCGACGTTGTGACGGCACATCGGCTTATTCTGTTGCTCCTTGGACTGAGCATAGCTACCAACCTGATGCTCTCGTCAACAGAGTCGTTGACTTGGTGGCAGGAGCGGCGAGCGGCGAACTTTATGCGCAGAGTTGGCGTGTCGCCGAACCACATGATGAGCAAGGCAATCTATCTTGCGGATCTACACGAAGCTTCCGGCGCCGACAATGATGAGCCGCCTTTCCCTCAAAACAGCACATGTTTCAGCACATTCAGGGAGCTCTTGGATACGACAAGTATGGATTCTCCGTGGGAGGAAGCGGGAGCCTCGCTATCTCTGCCATCAAGCCGGGCGACGGCGCGACGGCTGCGGAGAACACGACAGAGGCTGGGGATGTACCGACACGATTTGCTTGTAGCGATGAGGGTCGTCAACAGCGTTGAGCGGGAAATGCTGCAGTCAGAATGGGAAAACTGGCTGGAGAATGAAAAGTCTCTCTGCGATAATCTCGAGGAGATGCTACACGACGACAAGGGCAGGAGCGGCGGTAAGGACAAGACGAGCGATTCGTCGTCGCAAAAGGCCGCGGGTTCAATCCCGCCGGATCGGAGGAGAGCCCTCGAGGCATGGCGTGACGATTACTGTGGAAGTTGTCGGAGCGACCATGCATCTGCGGTGCAGGCGAGAAGGTTGTCCAACCTATAA